Proteins from a genomic interval of Paenibacillus sp. RC334:
- a CDS encoding APC family permease, which produces MLSKVKRLLIGRPRKSTALEDEKLNKLKALAILSSDALSSVAYGTEQILLVLITAGFAALWYSIPISIAVLGLLVILILSYRQTIFSYPGGGGAYIVAQDNLGRAPSLIAGGSLLVDYILTVAVSSSAGTDAITSAFPSLHDHRIAIALIMIIFLTIMNLRGVTESASVLAAPIYLFVVSIFVLIISGFIHYLAGGAHAAAPQFGATVSNVSLFLLLKAFSSGCSALTGVEAVSNAIPNFRKPAAKNAATTLMMMGLILGCMFIGISLLAYWYGVRPNPHETVISQIANATFGRGVMYYIIQGVTALILFLAANTAYSAFPLLAFMLAKDKYMPHMFMVRGDRLGYSNGILFLSIFSALLVIVFGGNTGNLIPLYAVGVFIPFTLSQLGMMIRWIRLKPSGWVVKLAINTVGMLTTLSITLIFIFTKFSQVWMVFIFLPLVLYFFMKINGHYKNTAEQLRIDITKDKPMVKGNTIIIPVAGITRVVMNTISYAKTLSDNVVAVYVGVDDEAIRKMEQKWEEWDVGIRLVVLKSRYRSIINPLRKFIDTVEWKKADEDHITVLIPQFITKHWWENILHNQTSLLMRAYLINYKDVIVTTVPFHLNK; this is translated from the coding sequence ATGCTGAGTAAAGTCAAAAGATTACTAATCGGTCGTCCACGAAAATCGACGGCTCTTGAAGATGAGAAACTAAACAAGCTTAAGGCTCTGGCCATCCTGTCCTCGGATGCGTTGTCTTCTGTAGCTTACGGAACGGAGCAAATTCTGCTTGTTTTGATTACAGCGGGCTTCGCTGCCCTATGGTATTCCATTCCTATATCCATCGCGGTATTGGGATTGCTGGTTATTCTGATCCTGTCCTACAGACAGACTATTTTTTCCTATCCCGGTGGTGGTGGCGCCTATATCGTCGCTCAGGACAATTTGGGCAGGGCACCGAGTCTGATTGCAGGCGGATCTTTGCTGGTCGATTATATTCTAACGGTAGCAGTTAGCTCGTCGGCGGGTACAGATGCCATAACATCGGCGTTTCCATCATTGCATGATCATCGGATTGCGATTGCACTGATCATGATCATCTTTTTGACCATTATGAACTTGCGCGGGGTAACGGAATCCGCCTCGGTGCTGGCTGCACCGATTTATTTGTTTGTGGTTTCGATCTTTGTCCTGATTATTAGCGGTTTCATCCATTACTTGGCAGGAGGAGCCCATGCTGCGGCACCGCAATTTGGAGCTACGGTATCCAACGTCAGTCTGTTTCTGCTGCTGAAGGCGTTCAGCTCAGGTTGCTCGGCGCTAACCGGGGTAGAGGCTGTTTCGAATGCCATTCCGAACTTCCGCAAGCCTGCTGCCAAAAATGCGGCAACTACGCTGATGATGATGGGCTTGATTCTCGGGTGTATGTTCATCGGAATCAGCCTGCTGGCTTATTGGTATGGTGTTCGTCCAAATCCGCATGAAACGGTCATTTCGCAAATTGCGAACGCCACTTTCGGGCGTGGTGTGATGTATTACATCATTCAGGGCGTGACGGCGCTGATCTTGTTTTTGGCGGCGAATACAGCCTATTCGGCCTTTCCGTTACTCGCATTTATGCTGGCTAAAGACAAATACATGCCGCATATGTTCATGGTTCGCGGAGATCGGCTTGGTTACTCGAACGGTATTCTGTTTCTGAGTATCTTCTCAGCCTTGCTGGTTATCGTATTTGGCGGCAATACGGGAAATCTGATTCCGCTTTATGCTGTAGGGGTATTTATCCCGTTTACTCTCTCTCAGCTCGGAATGATGATTCGCTGGATTCGTCTCAAGCCGTCAGGCTGGGTCGTCAAGCTTGCTATTAATACGGTTGGGATGCTGACCACGCTGTCCATTACGCTTATCTTTATTTTCACTAAGTTTAGTCAGGTTTGGATGGTGTTTATCTTCCTGCCGCTGGTACTGTATTTCTTTATGAAGATCAATGGACATTACAAAAATACAGCCGAGCAGCTGCGGATCGACATTACGAAGGATAAACCTATGGTCAAAGGCAATACGATCATTATTCCGGTGGCTGGTATTACACGGGTCGTGATGAATACCATCAGCTATGCCAAGACCTTGTCGGATAATGTGGTTGCAGTATATGTAGGTGTTGATGATGAAGCGATCCGCAAGATGGAGCAAAAATGGGAAGAGTGGGATGTAGGTATCCGATTGGTGGTGCTGAAATCCCGTTATCGGAGCATTATCAATCCGCTTCGCAAGTTCATTGATACGGTGGAGTGGAAAAAAGCGGACGAAGATCATATTACCGTCCTTATTCCGCAATTCATCACGAAGCACTGGTGGGAAAATATTTTGCACAACCAGACCAGCTTGCTGATGAGAGCTTATCTGATCAATTATAAAGACGTCATCGTAACGACTGTGCCATTTCATTTAAACAAATAA
- a CDS encoding acyltransferase: protein MPGTKGETEHNKLQFVDTLRALAIMGVLLVHVSQHVDGLNGWLQKGLSLGAKGVALFYLASAFTLFLSLSRRSGDRKERVSAYLVRRFFRIAPLYYVMLIIYLVVNGTGPRFWLGDQEGVTVANIVAHILFLNGLNLYWINSIIGVEWSIAVECMFYLCVPLLFKLIRSIRHAAWFVMGTLLLSFGLNTVFANAPWISDHPLWGHYLYLWFPNQLPVFGLGILLFLIWKDERHWKSVDRFSGVLLLGSILFALCAGMTDYLIGVLLLLGAYALYHWQPFWLLNRGWSWIGCLSYSMYLTHMLALEIVSQIELPFSPVVNLTLMFVMTLLLTTGLSWLTYSWIEQPGIRWGKKIISRMKSVRSQEDSVKESVA, encoded by the coding sequence ATGCCAGGAACCAAGGGTGAAACGGAACATAACAAGCTGCAATTTGTAGATACGCTGAGAGCGCTGGCAATTATGGGCGTGTTGCTTGTACATGTCAGCCAGCACGTGGATGGATTAAACGGATGGTTGCAAAAGGGTTTGAGCTTGGGAGCGAAAGGGGTCGCTTTATTTTATCTGGCCAGTGCTTTTACACTCTTTCTGTCTTTGAGCAGACGTTCGGGTGACAGAAAAGAGCGTGTCTCGGCGTATCTGGTGCGTCGTTTTTTTCGAATTGCTCCCTTGTATTACGTTATGTTAATCATCTATTTGGTTGTGAACGGGACAGGGCCCCGTTTCTGGCTTGGGGATCAGGAAGGAGTCACTGTCGCGAATATCGTAGCTCATATCTTGTTTCTGAATGGCCTGAATCTGTACTGGATCAACAGCATCATCGGTGTGGAATGGTCCATTGCGGTGGAATGTATGTTTTATCTGTGCGTGCCGTTATTATTTAAACTGATCCGATCGATCCGGCATGCTGCCTGGTTTGTGATGGGCACGCTCCTACTGAGTTTTGGGCTGAACACGGTGTTTGCGAATGCTCCATGGATCAGTGATCACCCGTTGTGGGGGCATTATCTGTATTTATGGTTTCCGAACCAACTGCCTGTCTTCGGACTGGGTATATTGTTGTTCCTGATATGGAAAGACGAGCGGCATTGGAAAAGTGTGGACCGGTTCAGCGGCGTATTGCTGCTTGGCTCCATACTGTTTGCTCTTTGTGCAGGTATGACGGATTATCTCATCGGTGTCCTGTTGCTGCTGGGAGCCTATGCTTTGTATCACTGGCAGCCATTTTGGCTGTTAAACCGGGGATGGTCATGGATCGGCTGCCTTAGCTACAGTATGTATTTGACGCATATGCTTGCTTTGGAGATTGTAAGCCAGATTGAGCTACCATTTTCCCCCGTTGTTAATTTGACCCTTATGTTTGTTATGACACTGCTGTTGACCACAGGTTTGTCCTGGCTCACCTATTCATGGATCGAGCAACCCGGCATCCGTTGGGGAAAAAAGATCATATCACGTATGAAGTCTGTGCGCTCACAGGAAGATTCGGTCAAGGAAAGTGTTGCTTGA